The sequence GCCATCTCAGGAGTAAGAACTGGTCTCTGGGGAATCGCTGTAAATAGATACAAGCTTAATAAGCGACCTCATAAAATTAAATCAAGACAATTCAAAGTAAAGATTTTGAAGGAGTGTTACTTACGTATAATGCAAAATGTGGTTGTATTTATTGGAGAGAGACCCGTCATCCAGGAGAAGTCTTCTTTAAACTCAATCTTGTTTAGAAGCCTTACAATGATCCTGCGTTCATTTGTGTGAGTGTCGAGGTAGTAAAAGCCTCCTGCACCTTGCTTCCTCACAAGAACTGCCTTAACTGAGTAGAAATAGACTATCTCCAACGGAGTAGGGCACTCACATCCTAAAATATGGTACAGAACCTTTAAACTTGCAAGAATCTTGTACGAAATGGGGTTCAGCTGGAAGGGAGCAACTCTGAGATAGTTGTAAAATTCCTTAAAGTAATCCCTTAGGGGAAGGACTACCCCAGCCTTGATATGCTCGAGGCTCTAGGCACCAAGGCCCGAGGAATTGTTAGTGCTAGGTCCACTGCACTCCTCACAAATTACTCTTTCAGGAGGAAAACAGCTGAATTCCCCATGAGCCATGAACCTTATGATACAACATTTTCCCTGCTTGATACCGCAGGACCTTAGAATGCCACAAACATAAGCCCCAATAGATCGAACCCTGGATTCTATGAGTTCCACCTCGAAGGTGACATTGGGATCCTGTGGGTTCTTTGATTTGCGAGGCTTAGGAGACATAATGTCAAATTCAAGGTCACGTGGTGAAAAAGTAATAGTGACTTCAGATAAAAATATTGGCCTCGTGAGTagaatagaaaataatattgaGGGTTCAGGCCAGGCTACGTCTCGCAAAAAAAGACATTTACCCTCAGAAATATCTTGTAGAAATTGCCTATAATGACTATCAACTTCTTCCTAGTTTGACTTAATCAAATGGTCTCTAATTTTGGCATCGTTTATCTCCAATTTGGACTGAGGTTTGAAAATTTTGGGTTTGAATGGAAGGGTTAATTCCTTAGGATATTTTGTTTCTAAGGATTCTGGAGAATAAACTTCTGAACCAGATTAGGACATTTTCAAAAAAGAACAATCCTGATTCCTggatgaaattttttaaaccaGGGGCTTAAGAATATGATAAAACTAAATTTATATTATGCCCAAACCCTAAAAATTACCCAGAAAACTTAAACCAGAATCGCCAAAACCAAATGGAGTGGCAAGATGCAAATAATAGAATAATTGAAAAAGACTAGAAAAATAAGGGGATGAATACTTACTAGTTAAAAAAGTGTGTCTGTGCAGTGGGGGATTCTGTATTTGGGTTTGAGACGAACGATTGTGCGAGTTCTGGGGATGATTGAGATTGAAGGTTAAATCCAAGGAAATTTGCAAGAAACACATCAATGACAAAGAGGGCATGCAAAGCTTCGAGAAATCAGAATGGTTTTTTCGCAAGGCAAAgctcgaattttttttgaaaaggcaGAAATGGTGAAAAAATGGTTCCTTTCCAGTTTTATACTTTAAGATTGGTCACCGTCAGATTAAAAGAATAGAGATCCAACAGATAGGTATGGGAGAGAATTGGAAAAGATGGCTCATTAATGCTAATGATGTGCATCGGAACCATAACACCGCCAATTTCAAAAGCATGTATATTTTCAAATTGAATTATGATGAATATACCCAtgataatcatttaaaaaacattttttattaaaaaatgactttttaagAGGCAATTGTTATACCTGAAATTTGGCTGTACTTTAGGAAGTGACACGTGTTAATCAAGGGAATACGAACCAATagatttaatgataattatgtcaTTCAATACAAAATGTAATAACTTTTCAAATATGAGATTAATAGAGTATATTCATAACTCGTTGACTACATAGTCTTGAGCAAGACAAGGATACACAAACTATCAATTCTTGTATTGATGAGAAACCATTTTGTCTCAGAAAGCATGATACCGAGGTCATTACGGATGATGTATAGCGAGCCATCCACCTCGCAACACGAAGGAGTTACATATAATAAATAGTGAGGTATCTATCTCGTTAAGAAAGTATTGACGAGGTGAATGGCAGTTgaaacacttagcgtataattcatattacaattaATAACTAAGTGTGATAACTTAGGAACATGTAGGACATGATTGTCCAGTCTACAAGGCCTTATGGTCAAAGAGCAGTTCTTAAGTTTGCCCAGTACACTAGTGCTTATGCCATTACTGGAAGGCATATGAATAAACTAAGTCACTCATCTATGTACAAGGCAAGATGCCTCAAGCGAGATCCCTTGGAAGGGAGTTTCTATTCCTGTTAAGCGTTGACCGCTTTGAAGATAGTTTAAATCATAGTTGTGTGATTTAATTCTATTATTTATACGTGTTTAAATGGGACGTAATTAAAGCCCATAAATTTCGAGACATATTGTTATGTCATTTGAATTCAAATGTAATTAACTGCCAACCTATATTACTATAAATAGGAGcagaatatacaaaaaaaaagggACAGAAAATCCTTGGAAAAAAGGATCACTAATTGTAATACACCATATCCGCAAATATTTGAATAAGATAGACTTATGGACAATGCAGAATTAAcagcaaaaccacgtaaaaatttgTTGCCATTATcgtttttattattctttctcAAATTTCTTATAATTTCTGTGTCAACTTTGTTACGAAAAAGGCTTGTTAATttgttaacaaaaatctgcattaacaaaataatatacaatttaCTTATCCTATACACTAATATcaatcatataatttatatactaaGTCATTTTATACAGTTTGATATTATTATCCCTCAAAAAATTTGATGTGGATGTGCATAAATTTTTGTTCAAGATGTTGAAGAGCCACCAAGTTTGCCTAAATGGATCTAGGTGCTCCACCACGTGCATCTGGTGTTGAGAGGACGAGGTCCAAAGGACCCGATGCTCCTAGTGCATCTAAGGAAGCCCAAGGCGTATGGAGCTCTCTAGCAATCGAGGTGCCTAGTTCCTCAAAAGTACTTGCCTAGTTGCCAAGGCGCAAGAGGCTCCCCAACTCCCTTCCTCGTGAGCTTCTCAACACTCCACACCACCAGCTCCACCCAAGCTACTCACATCATTAAAGGGTCCGAGGTGGTGGGTCCTAAATTGGGACCTAGGCACTAAGCCTCTTGTGCATCTAGCTCCCGAGATGTTTGCACCTGATAACTCCATAGAATAGAGTTATTTTAGTGTccttaaactaaaattattgtGAGAAAAGTAATGAAAGTGTGTTTGTTTGCTTCATTTTAAttcgttttatttttatttttttttagtaagctAGTTTTTAAGTCTTGtaataaaattgttattttagTTGTATTTATTAAATGTTGCTTGTTTGTTGTGGGAAAGAAGAATTAACTTGCTAGGAAAAAGGAAAGGATGCAAAGACAAAGTGGAAATAAAAGCTAAAATTTGGGAGGAAATGCTGCCAGAATGCTATAGCATCCTGGGCAGTGATGTGGAAGAAGTTTAAAAAATGAATTTCACTTATCCACATCAGCAATTATGTAGCAGCAACTCAAAGTTATACCAGCTGGCTGTTGTGGAAGGTGGAGACAAAACTTAGTGGGCCAAGATTGAAAATGATTTGGGCTTCTATGTTAGAAACTTGTCAATTTGTAAAAAATGCAGCATCCATGGATGAAAAACTTTTAgtttggattttattttttgatttgaaCATGAGCTAAAGTTCTTGAGGCTTGAATGTCTATGAACTCCTATGTTTAgtatgattaatttttaagcatattttagcattttttcctttgttcattcaagtgagctTGCTATTTTCTTTGATTGTTAATTCTTGGCCATGGGTAACAATTTACTAAGCTAGATCTTATTTCAGAAAGACTAGATTTAGTAGTTTTCACTTGGATGAACCAAGTGAATTCCTAGATTTAGGTATTTCTTATAAAAGGAATAAGAATATTTCTTTTACCTTACATAACTTGAGAAATGATGTTTAAATAGTGTTCTCCAATgtggtttgatataggaatacATTAATCTAGGTGGTGGAACTTAAATTGGGAGTTTTGGAAAATTTTCATAAACATAGAAGAATTTCTGTTATTTCTGTGCGAAAATGCTGAAGTAATGGTATAGCGACTGGGAAAAACTTGACTATGGGGGATTAGTTATTCAAGCCactttttaatatattacaTTTCTTGTATGCAATTTTCTAGTAATAGTAGCATTATTTTAAGCAAGTTTATTTACAGTCCTTTTAAATTTGAATCATTGCTCAATCATTCTCATATTTTTCCTTTTACTTTAAGCTATAATTAGTTGATTTTACATCATAttttgtttgcaatccctgtgAAGACGatcttatttatcattttactaCTTGTGCGACTGTGTGTACTTgcgtatattaatttttacaacAACACCTTATAGAAGGATTGGCCCCGCACATTCAGGTGTACTCATGTCTGTTCAGGTTACCCATGTCCATTTAAGTATACCCACCTCCATTCGGGTCTACCCTTGTCTATTTAGATCTACCCATGTCCATTCGGGTCCACCCAGTGCAAAGGACACGTGCTAATGAAATGTGAAGATATCTAAGTTTTTGAATGattagttattattatttttgtaattaaaaatgtAACTTAACCTGGGTTAAGAAAAAGATATAACCAGGTTAAGAAACCCTAGCTTATGAGGTAAGCCTATATAAAGGTTATGAAGTTAATTGTAAAGGGACTTTCTTTGACGCtcttattccaaaaaaaaactCACTTGAAAACTGAACTCTTGGAAAACATAACGTTGGAGAACTCTTTTTGAGCATTGAGATCAATAAAACTTTAAGTGAAGTAGCCTATTACCGCTAAAAGAGAGTAAACTACTATAAAACCTTGTGTTTGTTATTATCAATGTTCTATTTTATAAACATTCACTTGTGTTCATCTTCCTTGTCTACGATTTTGTAGATCCATTGACGAAAAACTactttaacatatatataatcaatgcATAAAAATGTTCCAAGAGATTTatagttcatttttttttattgtcaaCACCTTCTATCTGTTTCAGTGTCCAAGAAATTTTTTCGTCCAATTTATTTTTACGATCATGTATGTTGTAATTTTTTAAGACCACttgtaattttttagaaatcTGTATAGTTTCCAATGccgaaaataaagttcaaacaATTACTTACTAGAAAAAAACAGTTGCATGTGtgtaacaaaatatttgaacattatttttgcagctgtaattttttttaaaaaaaattacagatagtttcaaataattataatgcacacagtcataaataaataaataaaaataaactataaTTCTGTCCTAAGAATATTGATTCtgtcttaaaaataaaataattatatatatatatggtaagaATATTGACCTTAtatcataataataacattgatctaaaatcaatgataaaaaaaaatcactattATTAGGAAAATTTTGTTCGGTACTACCATAATCTTgacgtatatatatattctcttaTACGGCGTTGGgaaagccacaatgtaattggatttgtgtgtaattagaggtaattacacaatttcaCATGTTTGTCggaccatgtaattacactgtaactatgtaattggaagtaattgaggggttccaattacactctccaattctcatggaccctcatgagaattgaatgtaattacactgtgtaattattaaaaactttccatattaaacattagctactaaaaaaatattattttcccatgtaattactaactattttgccaaacaagatattaagaattcatatgtaattatcaactcatatccaaacacaccttgcattttaaaatatagtgtaattactacactgtgtaattaccacCCTAGTAATTACACTGCTTAGTAATTAGacagttacttccaaacgcACCGTTAATGTTTTTGGTGTAGTCACTtctttataaattcatctcaaTATACACAATAACTGTGTGGTACGTGGAGCACCTTACCAAATCGTGCATTGCGCGTATTTTCTTACTAGTATTGACCTAAATGTATTGTATTATTAAGTTGTCCCTCTCTTACATGGAACAAGCTGAGCCCTTTGTCAATGTTGATAGATAATTGTACTATTCTTAACACGCGTCCGATATTTGTGAGCTAAATTTAGATAATGAATGTGGCGAACTGTTAGTGGTTGAGTCCACATTTAATgccaaagaaaaatataattttaaactctTCTATAAATACCCTCGTTCTACACGCTCTTTCATATCTAAGTATCAAAATAAGATACAGAAACAGTAGTAAAACATGGCTAGTGGAGCTTGGAAAATAGCATTTCTAtgtcttttgttttttaatgttTTCGTGGTGAATGTGGTTGCAAGGAATGTAGCTAGTAGTGAGAAGAATgatgaggaggaggaggagaagACTTTGGTAGGTCATGGAAAGGGAGGAGGCTTCGGTGGTGGCGTAGGAGGTGGTGGTGGATTTGGTGGAGGTGCCGGAGGAGGATTTGGAAAGGGTGGTGGGGGCGGCTTTGGCAAGGGTGGTGGGGGTGGCTTCGGAAAgggcggtggtggtggtggaggaTTTGGAAAGGGAGGTGGAGGCGGTGGAGGCTTCGGTAagggaggtggtggaggtggtggctTTGGAAagggaggtggtggaggtggtggctTCGGAAAGGGAGGTGGTGGCGGTGGAGGCTTTGGTAAGGGAGGAGGTGGAGGCTTTGGTAAGGGTGGAGGAGGTGGTGGAGGATTCGGAAAGGGTGGAGGTGGCGGTGGTGGCTTTGGAAAGGGTGGAGGAGGTGGAAAGGGTGGGGGCTTCGGAAAGGGTGGAGGAGGAGGTGGTGGTTTTGGAAAGGGTGGTGGCTTCGGAAAGGGCGGCGGAGGCGGTGGTGGCTTTGGAAAgggtggtggaggtggtggggGCTTTGGAAAAGGCGGTGGGGGAGGACACTATGGTGGTGGGGGTGGCGGCGGCGGCGGAGGTGGTGGTGGGGGTGGACACCCTTGAGGATCTTGTTAAGTGCATGTGAAGTTATGAATATAGTGCATGGTTTGGGATaggaaaataaaataagtgaCTGAGAGTGTGTCAAAGGTTGGTATCGGCCTTGGCTTAATATAGATTGCATTTAGCAGTTTTTAGTGTATCAAAGCCTTGCCTTGCCAAATCTGCTCCTATGATTAGGATGTCCTATTCAGATGCTATGCTATCTTATCTACACAATTggagttaataaataattatttcagTTTCCATAATGTTTTACATTAATTACTTACTACAAAATTGAATATTTGTTAAATGATTAGTATAACATAGTAAATATGTGTGTTTATAGTAACAAAATCTTGGTAGACTATAGACCCCTCTACCACAGCTTTTGTTAAaaggtatttttaaaaaaagttagtgataaaaaattatttggtaaACTCCATAAAAATATGAAGAATTTAATAAAAGGTTACAATTAAAAGCTAAATTTGTTATAActcaactttaaaaaaaaaaaagaaaaattgattaaaagaCTCTATAATAAATCTATTTGTATTAAAAATGTATTtgcttatttattatatattaaaaaatatttaaataaataaattataaaaaaataaataatatttaaatatcttattttcttttattttatcttaaaaaatattttatattttatatatttaatattaacatTCTATATGAACTTagaatttcttatatatttGAGTTTCTTTTTatgataaaatataatttaaaaatactataattgATTTTATCAaatgtatataaatttatactttgaattgtttcacaaatacacaaaaacaacaaaaacattataaaatataattgtacgaaattttaaatatttttacgatttttatgattttatttacatatgtagtcttttatatatttttatgttgtactcttgttaatttattattgattttttattatttatatgttattttttgctgttattttaatgttatttagattttattttccTGTGTTAtgttaatgtaatttttttgtacttttcgtgttatttttatagaataccgtaaaaatacaaaatataaaaatttaacaaatagaTAGTACTttgtgtaattatttttttatacttttgtgagaaaataattaaaaatatgaaaaaagataaaaaatttatataacataaatttttatatatttgtaattataattaaatagattGTAACATTATCATTATAATAGAATCTTAACAATTCACAAcagtttaaaatttataatttaccaaataCTCTGCTTAATTTTTTTGCGCAATTTTGCTGCAACTATTTTTCCTTACAGCAcaactataattattttttccacA is a genomic window of Cannabis sativa cultivar Pink pepper isolate KNU-18-1 chromosome 9, ASM2916894v1, whole genome shotgun sequence containing:
- the LOC115723894 gene encoding glycine-rich protein 5-like, which codes for MASGAWKIAFLCLLFFNVFVVNVVARNVASSEKNDEEEEEKTLVGHGKGGGFGGGVGGGGGFGGGAGGGFGKGGGGGFGKGGGGGFGKGGGGGGGFGKGGGGGGGFGKGGGGGGGFGKGGGGGGGFGKGGGGGGGFGKGGGGGFGKGGGGGGGFGKGGGGGGGFGKGGGGGKGGGFGKGGGGGGGFGKGGGFGKGGGGGGGFGKGGGGGGGFGKGGGGGHYGGGGGGGGGGGGGGGHP